The DNA sequence CGTTGGGGATGCGTCATTATTATCGTTATTTTTATGAGGCATTTCGGTTACCGTATTTGTCCCAAGCACAACTACGAGCACGAGTTAGTGTGGAAAATATTGACCTGCTACGGCAAGCTCTTGCGGAAGGTTCTGTTAGCGGGGCGTTGATGCACATGGGGAATTGGGATCTAGCTGGAGCGTGGGCTGCACAAGAACTAGGACCAGTCCATACTGTGGCAGAAAAGCTAACTCCGGAAACAGTAGCGCAACAATTTTTATCCTTGCGCAGATCACTAGGCATGGTGATATATCATGCCGTCAAAGATCAACATGTGATTGATAACCTCACCCATGACATGTTGGCAGGATCGTGTTTTGTCCCTTTGCTGTGTGATCGTGATCTACGCGCTACCGGCGTGGAAGTCCCATTGTGTGGTCACAGTGTGCGCGTAGCGCCCGGACCAGCCATTTTAGCGCAGCGCACCGGCCGTCCAATGTTTCCTGTTATGTGTCTTGCTGATAATTTCAAACATGACCGTCAACGAGTCCGTCAGGCCGGAACGACCTGGGGAATTAAGATCATTGTTGGTGACCCGATATGGCCAGCTGTTCAACCTGATGCTGATAAAGCGCAGCGGCTTGCAGATGTACATCGTATGATGGAGCAGTGGGCAGCCGTCATGTCCGATGCGCTTCCACAGTATGTTACGCATTGGCATATGCTGCAAAAAGTATTTGTTGAGGATCTTGATCGGGGCCGATTAGCGCGGACACTTAAGGGGGAGAAGTGAAAATCGGAATCGCTTGTGGGTATTCTTGGGATGTCGCCGGTGGAGTCCAGTTCCATATTCGAGATCTTGCGACTGAGCTGATTCGGCGTGGGCATGATGTGAGTGTTATTGCACCGTCGGAGCGTGAACCGGGGCATGGTGGGTTGGAAGATTTTGTGCGTCCAGTAGGTGCCACTATTCCGATTAAATACAATGGATCAGTTGCTCGGCTTTCTTTTGGTCCGAAAGTTAATCGCCAGGTTCGCGGATGGTTACGCGATGAAAAACTAGATGTACTCCATGTACATGAGCCTTTTACCCCCTCTGTTTCTATGTTGGCGCTTATGAGCGCTACGTGCCCGGTGGTTTCGACATTTCACACGGCAATGGATCGATCCCGACTCATGGCAATTGCCTCACCGTTTCTCGTTCCGATGCTGGAAAAGATTAGTGCACGTATCGCAGTTTCTCAGGAAGCACGACGTACGGCAGTTCAGTACTTAGGTGCTGACGCGTGGGTTATTCCTAACGGTGTGTTCGTTGAAAAAATGATAGTGCCACACAAAGATCCACGTTTTGTGGGACAACCAGATAAACCTACATTGAGTTTTCTGGGCCGTCTAGATGAACCGCGTAAAGGATTGCCTGTTGTCGCCAGAGCTTTTTCTCAGATTCGCGAACAACTACCTGGCGTGCACCTGTTTGTTGCAGGCAAAGGAAATATTGATCAGGCACGTGAACTATTTGGTCAAGATCAATGTGCAGTGACGTTCCTTGGTCCAGTATCTGATGACGAAAAAGCACGTTTATTGGCTAGTACGGATATTTACCTAGCACCAAATACTGGGGGCGAGTCTTTTGGCATAATTCTTGTCGAAGCGATGAGCGCTGGAGCTGGCATTGTAGCTTCCGATATTCCGGCATTTTTAGCTGTGTTAAATAATGGTGCCTATGGAGCTCATTTTGTCAATGACGACGCTGATTCGTTAGCTGCTGTGGTATGTGATGCTATCAATGATCCAATAAGCCGAGCTAGCCGTGCACAAGCAGCTCAAAAAGCTGCCTGGCGTTATGACTGGGGAACAGTCGCGTCGCAAATTCTCACTGTTTATGAAACAGCCTTAAACACTGCCCACTTAGCGAAGGGGCCTTGATTATGTGGTGGAAAATTGCGTTAGCTGCGATGATAATTGTCGCGTTATGTGTAGTTGTAATTGTGACAACTCAGGCTCGTCGATTAGATGCTTTACATAAGAAAATTTTAACGTCACGTGCGGCGTTGGAAAACGCGCTCCACGCGCGAGCTCGTACGGCTATCAATGTTGCCCAAAGTGGTGTGCTAGATATGGCAGGAAGCGTGGTGCTAGCGAATGCTGCTAAAGAGTGTGGAGATAGTGCAGGATACGATCTGGTGGCAGATGGTCTCAATATTGTTGATGATGTTAAGTTTGAGCCAGTTGGCCGAGCCGATGGTTCATTTATCCAGCACGATCGGCTGGCGCTAGAATCTGAGCTTTCGCGAGTTCTGCGTTATACGGTTGACGAGTTGGAAGACGAAGATATTGTGGGCCACGAGCAGCTTCTTGAGCGCTTGGCCCAGGCTCGTCAGTCCGTGCGCATGACGCGTCGGTTCCATAATATACACGTGGTTGGGGCACAACGTATTAGACGCCAGTTGTTGGCGCGTATTTTCCGTACCTATGGTAATGCTTCATGGCCACAGACGGTTGATCTAGATGATGAATAATCGTATTAAACGTGTTGTTTTTCCGCGGGAGCATGGCCTAGATTTTTATGCGCCTTTATTGGCCTTAGGCGTTTTTGCTGCTATCACTTTTTTAGAACTACTACCTGCCCTAGCTGGTCCGGCTGGCGTTTCAGCTGCGGTAACTTCTAGTGCGTGGGCGCTAGTTCCGGTTGTTTTTACACTTATCTTGGTCTGGCTCATCGACTATTGGGAGCCTGAGCCACTATGGCTTTATGCTTTTGCTTTCGTCTGGGGTAGCGGAGTGTCTGTCGTGGTTGGCGCAACGATTAATGATTTTGCTTCAGCCCGTGTACTTCCACGCTTACTCAATGAAGGTGCAACTGTCTATGATATTTCGCGATATACCGCATCGTGGATTGCTCCGTTATCGGAAGAAGCAGTTAAAGGCGCAGGGATTATCTTAATCTATCTGGTTTTTCGCCAGTACTTTAATGGGCCAGTAGATGGAATCGTTTATGGGGCATTGATCGGTGCAGGTTTCGCATTTACGGAAAATATCTTATATTTCGTGCGCAATTATGATTTCCTTGCAGAAGTTTTTACTGTTCGGTTCCTTGATGGCCCGTTGAGCCACGATACATATTCGGCCATGTTCGGTTTTTGTATTGGCTTTGCAGAGTATTCCAAGAGTAAATGGGCTTTAGCTCGTTGGTCAATTCCCGCTCTTGCAAGCGCTGGCACGTTCCATTTTATTAATAATGACGCCTTATATTGGGAGGGGATGACGTATGAGTCATATAAATTCATCACGAATGTTCCTCTCGCTCTCGTAGCCACGGGGATGGTTTTTTATGCTCGACGTTACGAAAAACAAGCAGTTCTTGGTGGCTTGGAACCCTACGTGAAAATGGGATGGTTTGCCCGCCATGAAGTTGTGATGATTTCCCGGATACGTAACCGAAGGCAGGCATTGTTATGGGCAGAACGTCAGGCGTTACGCTTGGGCGCTCCAGCTGGTAGTGGAGCTGAGGCGATGCGTCGTTTCCAAAATATCATGTTGCAGATTGGACATAAGACGACGCGAGCGGCGCGCAGTGGAAGGTTGGGCGACCCTATTGAGCGCGCATCTGTTTTTTCTTTATTAGAGCAGGCTCAGACATTGCGTTCTGTTTTTACTATGCGTTAATGGAGGGTAGCACGTTGAGCGTTGATGATTCTTTTGTTGAGTGGCCGTTGAACGACGAGGGAGTTCCGTATCGTCAGGCAGCGAGAATTGTAGTTTTTGATTCGGTAGGGCGTATTTTCTTAATTAAGGGTCACGATATTGATGATGAAGCCTACAGTTGGTGGTTTACACCTGGAGGTGGCTTAGAGAATAATGAGAGTACACGCCAAGCTGCTGTACGTGAACTACGCGAAGAAACTGGATTAGTTGTCGAAACTCATCGACTGATTGGACCGGTTTTAGCGCGTTATTCTACGTTCCATTTTGCTGCTAAAGATCGACGTCAAGATGAAGAATTTTTTATCGTTCATCTTGATGATACTGAGGCGCAGGCAATAGTTTCGGATAGCGGACGGCAATGGACTTCCTTAGAAGAGCAGGTGTTAGATGAGCAACGTTGGTGGGATCTCGATGAACTTGCTAAAGTTCAATCTGATGGCCAGCTAGTTTTTCCGCGAGATCTGATTGACTACGCACGCGAATGGTTAGATGGATGGGATGGGGTGTGCCGCACTATCGTAGAAAGATAGTGCGTAGGTTTTCGGTAATACGCCTATTTGGTTGTAGAATCACACCGTAGATAACGTTATAGAAGGAGAATTACGTGTCAGGACACTCTAAGTGGGCCACCACGAAGCATAAGAAGGCTGCGATTGATGCCAAGCGTGGCAAGTTATTTGCGCGTCTTATCAAGAATATTGAAGTTGCTGCGCGCACTGGTGGTGGAGATCCTTCTGGGAATCCAACTTTGTATGATGCGATCCAAAAGGCGAAAAAGAATTCTGTACCTGCGGATAATATCGATCGTGCAGTAAAGCGTGGTTCGGGTGAAGGTGCGGACGCAGTTAATTACGAAAATATTATGTATGAAGGGTACGGCGCGAACGGTGTCGCAATCCTCATTGAATGTTTAACTGATAATCGTAATCGCGCCGCGTCTGACGTTCGCGTTGCGTTGACCCGAAATGGTGGAACGCTGGCAGATCCCGGCTCAGTTTCCTATATGTTCTCGCGTAAAGGCGTCGTCGAAGTACCCAATAGCGGCGATTTCAGTGAAGATGATATCTTGATGGCAGTTTTAGAAGCTGGCGCTGAAGAAGTAAACAATGAAGGCGATGTTTTTGAAATTATTTCTGAGCCCAACGACGTCGTCGAGGTGCGTAAGGCACTGCAAGCTGAAGGCATAGATTACAATTCAGCAGAAGTGCAGTTTGTTCCGTCTATGAAGGTACCGATCACTGACCTAGAAACAGCCAACAAACTTTTTAAGCTCATTGATGCTTTGGATGATGTTGATGATATTCAAAATGTGTACTCGAACCTCGATCTTTCTGAAGATGTAGAGGCGGCGTTAGCCGAGGAAAACTAATTGCGGATTCTAGGAATCGACCCCGGTCTAACCCGATGCGGCATTTGCGTTTTGGATGCGGCCGGGGCACGCAGAATTTCATTAGTGTCAGTAGGCGTAGCGCGAACTGATCCACAGATGGCTCCGCACCAACGTTTATTAGTTATCTCTAATGAAATAGAAGAAACGATTAAACTGCATCGCCCTGACGTTGTAGCCATTGAACGTGTTTTCGCGCAAGATAATGTTCGTTCTGTGATGTCAACGGCGCAAGTTGTTGGGATTGTTCTACTGGCAGCAGCCAAAGCGAGTTTGCCGGTGGGGATGCATTCTCCTTCTGAAGTCAAAGCTGCGGTTACCGGAAATGGGCGAGCTCAAAAAATTCATGTGCAAATGATGGTTCAGCGTATCCTTGGCTTAGAAAAATTACCACGGCCAAAAGATGCTGCAGACGCGATAGCTGTTGCAATATGTCATGCTTGGCGTGGTGGAGCTGAGCCATTTGTGGAGCTGGATCGCGCTCAACATGGTGGTGCCGGTATGTTGCCACGTGCTGAGGGAGCAGATCTGACGCCTGCACAAAAAGCGTGGGCGAGTGCAGAACGCATGTCGCGTCGTCATGGTGCAGTTAAGCCTTCATGATAAACTCATTCAAAC is a window from the Arcanobacterium buesumense genome containing:
- a CDS encoding glycosyltransferase family 4 protein, whose protein sequence is MKIGIACGYSWDVAGGVQFHIRDLATELIRRGHDVSVIAPSEREPGHGGLEDFVRPVGATIPIKYNGSVARLSFGPKVNRQVRGWLRDEKLDVLHVHEPFTPSVSMLALMSATCPVVSTFHTAMDRSRLMAIASPFLVPMLEKISARIAVSQEARRTAVQYLGADAWVIPNGVFVEKMIVPHKDPRFVGQPDKPTLSFLGRLDEPRKGLPVVARAFSQIREQLPGVHLFVAGKGNIDQARELFGQDQCAVTFLGPVSDDEKARLLASTDIYLAPNTGGESFGIILVEAMSAGAGIVASDIPAFLAVLNNGAYGAHFVNDDADSLAAVVCDAINDPISRASRAQAAQKAAWRYDWGTVASQILTVYETALNTAHLAKGP
- a CDS encoding phosphatidylinositol mannoside acyltransferase; the encoded protein is MTPERLFQIIDFTAKFLPERLARGIFAVAGTVVGWSNYGGVQQLRTNYDRIDFQPSWWKKRSRSALGMRHYYRYFYEAFRLPYLSQAQLRARVSVENIDLLRQALAEGSVSGALMHMGNWDLAGAWAAQELGPVHTVAEKLTPETVAQQFLSLRRSLGMVIYHAVKDQHVIDNLTHDMLAGSCFVPLLCDRDLRATGVEVPLCGHSVRVAPGPAILAQRTGRPMFPVMCLADNFKHDRQRVRQAGTTWGIKIIVGDPIWPAVQPDADKAQRLADVHRMMEQWAAVMSDALPQYVTHWHMLQKVFVEDLDRGRLARTLKGEK
- a CDS encoding YebC/PmpR family DNA-binding transcriptional regulator; this translates as MSGHSKWATTKHKKAAIDAKRGKLFARLIKNIEVAARTGGGDPSGNPTLYDAIQKAKKNSVPADNIDRAVKRGSGEGADAVNYENIMYEGYGANGVAILIECLTDNRNRAASDVRVALTRNGGTLADPGSVSYMFSRKGVVEVPNSGDFSEDDILMAVLEAGAEEVNNEGDVFEIISEPNDVVEVRKALQAEGIDYNSAEVQFVPSMKVPITDLETANKLFKLIDALDDVDDIQNVYSNLDLSEDVEAALAEEN
- a CDS encoding PrsW family intramembrane metalloprotease, with translation MMNNRIKRVVFPREHGLDFYAPLLALGVFAAITFLELLPALAGPAGVSAAVTSSAWALVPVVFTLILVWLIDYWEPEPLWLYAFAFVWGSGVSVVVGATINDFASARVLPRLLNEGATVYDISRYTASWIAPLSEEAVKGAGIILIYLVFRQYFNGPVDGIVYGALIGAGFAFTENILYFVRNYDFLAEVFTVRFLDGPLSHDTYSAMFGFCIGFAEYSKSKWALARWSIPALASAGTFHFINNDALYWEGMTYESYKFITNVPLALVATGMVFYARRYEKQAVLGGLEPYVKMGWFARHEVVMISRIRNRRQALLWAERQALRLGAPAGSGAEAMRRFQNIMLQIGHKTTRAARSGRLGDPIERASVFSLLEQAQTLRSVFTMR
- a CDS encoding NUDIX hydrolase, with amino-acid sequence MSVDDSFVEWPLNDEGVPYRQAARIVVFDSVGRIFLIKGHDIDDEAYSWWFTPGGGLENNESTRQAAVRELREETGLVVETHRLIGPVLARYSTFHFAAKDRRQDEEFFIVHLDDTEAQAIVSDSGRQWTSLEEQVLDEQRWWDLDELAKVQSDGQLVFPRDLIDYAREWLDGWDGVCRTIVER
- the ruvC gene encoding crossover junction endodeoxyribonuclease RuvC — its product is MRILGIDPGLTRCGICVLDAAGARRISLVSVGVARTDPQMAPHQRLLVISNEIEETIKLHRPDVVAIERVFAQDNVRSVMSTAQVVGIVLLAAAKASLPVGMHSPSEVKAAVTGNGRAQKIHVQMMVQRILGLEKLPRPKDAADAIAVAICHAWRGGAEPFVELDRAQHGGAGMLPRAEGADLTPAQKAWASAERMSRRHGAVKPS